The stretch of DNA acccctttctcacttaggttcagacttcgagcaactatctatctgcttgaaacttcttattgtacCTTCGAACTTTACTCTCAATGTGTTTTAATTTTTCAACTCGAGAGGCACTCGTATGATCATTCTTGGGTTAACCCCAGATTTTACCCTTATAGCATTCTGTCGTTGCCAATCTGCCCCGTTACCGATTCGTAAGAACGATGGAACCCCCGAAGAAAGGATGAAGACTTCAtaatgatgacctgaagcagtagaatgaagacatcaatgtaatggattGACCTCCTCGAGAAAAGCAACCAAGACCGAGGAGATTCGTTAGAATTACCTAACCAGGCcctttcccccttactcccggtcctaaatctcgggacgagatttcttgtagtggaggagaattgtgacgcccggatagttaagctacagtaaccctccgataatgatgccacgtcaccacgattactgttgctaatcgcgtattagttcgaaaccgattctaATTCAAATCCAAAATCGAGCAAACAATAAATGTTTTCAattattaaaactaaaatgttcagaGTGATCGAAGTATTGCATAGGTAATTaaggtggagaaaccacacttttataatttgtttggatactctaaaatgattaaaaacagtagcaaaaactaTTATTTAAACGCTTTAGCAATATTAAAACCAATGAAAACTATTTTATTTAATGTTCACAATTTAACGTGGTTATGGTATATTTAAAACTAGCAATTTAGGATCTTTGGAATAATTAATAAATCTAAATAAAATTAAGAGATAAATGAAAACAGAAAATAAATATATAAAAGGAAAATTAACAAAAAGTAAAAGAGGGGGGGGGGAAGGCCCCAACCCCCCACCCTcgatgggcctcggcccagctaGCCGCCGAGCTGGCCGGCCCACCACGGCGCACCCTTAACCCCCATACCCCGGAAACCCTAGCCCGGTCCACCCCCCCACTCACCCACTCCTCCCACGATCCCCCCCACGTCTCTCGCCCCCTCTGccctcccccgatccagatcgggggcaGCAACCTCCACCGGCCCCGCGACCCTGGCACGCCCCGACCCTGGCGCGCCCCGCCCCCCGCCGCCGCTCGGATCGCCCGTCGCCTCCtcgccctcctctccctcgcgcgACACCACGAGAAGCCGTGGCCACGCCTCATCGCCGCCCCGACGCTGCCGCCCGAGGACCTCGCCGGAGCTCCCtcgccggcctgcctcctcctccccaCCGGTCTGCCTCTTCCGACGCCGTCGTCCCCATCGGCCACCTCGCGCCTCCCACCGCCGCTGTAGCCCAGCGCCGCACGACGGCGATGGCCTTCCCCGACGTCGTTTGCCTCGCCGTCGTGGACTCCGGCCACCCCAAGCCGCCCGACGCCGTCGCTCGCCGACCCGGAGTCACCTCGCCTACGCTGTCGCTACCCCGACCCTGTCGCCCTCGTCTGCCGTCTCCAACTCGACCCCGACGTGCCACCTCGCCGCTCGCCGGGATGCCCCGCCCCGCCTCTCCGTCGCCGGACCGCCCCTGCACCTCCTCGAGCTCGCACGCGACCCTTCCCGTGAGCCCCGTCTGCCCTTCTCTCTCCCCGTTGCCGGATCTGGCCTGCGCCCGCACCACCGCCGCCCTAGCGCCTGCGCACCGCCACCCTGAGTCGCCTCTGCCTGCCGCGGCCGGCCGGCGAGCCGCGCCGCCGACCATGCTCCCGGCGCCGGCGCCCCGTGCACGCACGCGCCCATGCTTTGTTCGGGCGGGCGCCCAcatccccccgcccgcacccgcAACGCCCACACGCCCGCTAAGGCCCCTTCGGGCCACTAACCAGAGGGGCCCAGCCCACAGAACGTTttaaaagaaaatgaaaaataaaataaaataaaatgaattaattaatttaataattaattaaattaattaattagtgaattaattaagttaattaatcctatttaattaacctaattaattagttagtttaattaaacagtaacTGGATTAGCTAAACCGTAACTAACCTAAACAAaggatgacaggtgggccccgctGGACCCACGGGCCAGGTTTGACCTTGGTCAGCTGggtttgacctgctgacgtcatggTGATGCCATGCTGACATCACCTttcactgttctggataatgttcaatttaaataattaaataaatttcAAAAATGTCTAAAACTTTgataaatcatagaaaataaaccgtaactcggatgaaaaagttttatacatgaaagttgctcagaacgacgagacgaatccggatacgcagcccgttcgtccgccacgcatccctagcatagcgaacacacaactttccccctccggctcctctgcccaaaaacgcgaaacaccggggatactttcccggatgttatcccccttcaccggtatcacctactaccacgttagggcacctctaacgccgttacttgacatgtcatgcatcactatgcatatgcttgcttaaaaatttattgtttctcccccctcttctctcgatagacaccgagaccgacgccgctgctagccagtacgactacggagttgatgacccctctctcttgccagagcaaccaggcaagccccccccctttgatcaccagatatcgcctactcttctttatactgcttgcattagaatagtgtagcatgttactgctttccgttattcctatcctgatgcatagcctgtccttgctactactgttgttaccattacctgctatcctactgcttagtataggatgctagtgttccatcagtggccctacactcttgtccgtctgccatgctattctactgggccgtgatcacttcgggaggtgatcacgggcatatacgatatactttacacagttacattagaatagtgtagcatgttactgctttccgttatcctatcctgatgcatagcctgtccttgctactactgttgttaccatttacctgctatcctactgcttagtataggatgctagtgttccatcaagtggccctacactcttgtcgtctgccatgctattctactgggccgtgatcacttcgggaggtgatcacgggcatatgctatatactttacacagttactttacctgtggtactgttcggagatgggggctgaaggggcaggtggcgccatcccggtagaggtgggcctgggttccgaCGGCCCCCGATTGTTACTTTGGGGCGGAGCGAcaggcaggttgagaccacctaggagagaggtgggcctatacgcaggtgtgctaagggcgatgggcccagacccctgggcgcttaggtttagaccggcgtgctgacctctctgttggtctaggtggggctgcgacgtgttgatcttccgaggccgggcatgacccaggaaagtgtgtccggccaaatgggatcgagcgtgttgggttatgtggtgcacccctgcagggaagttaatctattcgaatagccgtgatcttcggtaacaggacgacttggagttgtgccttgaccttatgacaactagaaccggatacttaataaaacacacccttccaagtgccagatacaaccggtgatcgctctctcacagggcgacgaggggaggatcatcggttaggatcatgctatgcgatgctacttggaggacttcagtctactctcttctacatgccgcaagacggaggctgccagaagcgtagtcttcgaaaggattagttatccccctcgtattctggcattctgcagttcagtccacatatgatacccttattccatttgatacccatgcatatgtagtgtagctccttgcttgcgagtactttggatgaggaggatcatcggttaggattatgctatgcgatgctacttggaggacttcagtctactctcttctacatgccgcaagacggaggctgccagaagcgtagtcttcgaaaggattagttatccccctcgtattctggcattctgcagttcagtccacatatgatacccttattccatttgatacccatgcatatgtagtgtagctccttgcttgcgagtactttggatgagtactcacggttgctttctcccccttttcccccttttcctttcattctggttgtcgcaaccagatgctggagtccaggagccagacgccaccttcgacgacccCCTGTGATatgtgatgcccgctgacgacgaccaggagtagttaggaggatcccaggcaggaggcctgcgcctctttcgatctgtatcccagtttgtgctagccttcttaaggcaaacttgtttaacttatgtctgtactcagatattgttgcttccgctgactcgtctatgatcgagctcttgtattcgagccctcgaggcccctggcttgtaatatgatgcttgtatgacttattttaattgtatagttgtgttgtgatatcttcccgtgagtccctgaccttgatcgtacatgtttgcgtgaatgattagtgtacgattgaatcgggggcgtcacagtgtGTGTTTGCAACTCAGAAAGTGGAATATTTAGGGCATGTGATTTCTGCTGATGGTGTGGCTACTGACCCACAGAAGATCTGTGCTATAGCTGAGTGGCCTGTGCCTGAAAATATCACTAAGCTTAGAAGTTTTCTGGGTTTAGCAGGGTACTATAGAAGATTTATCAAAAGTTATGGTGTTATATGCAGGCCTCTGCATGATCTACTTAAAAAGGGGAATTTCCATTGGTCACCTGAACATACAAAAGCTTTCCAGCAACTGAAACAAGCATTAACTTCTGCTCCTGTTTTGGCTTTGCCAGATTTTTCCAAGCCATTTGTTTTGGAAACTGATGCTTCAGGAAAAGGGATTGGGGCTGTTCTAATGCAGCAAGGAAGGACAATATCTTTCTATAATTCATCTTTATGCCCTAGGAATGCATCTCTGTCTACTTATGAAAAAGAGGCTCTAGCAATTTTGGAGGCACTAAAAAGGTGGAGGCACTACTTGCTAGGGAAATAGCTCATAATTAAAACAGATCAGCAATCACTGAAATTCATAACTGATCAAAGAATCACTGAAGGAGTTCAGCACAAACTAATGATGAAATTGTTGGAATTTAATTTCACAATTCAGTACAAAAAAGGTATTCACAACAAGGTGGCTGATGCCTTGTCAAGAGTTCTTCCTAAATGTATGGCTATCTCTGCAGCTACTCCTGTTTGGGCAGAAGATCTGGTGCACAGTTACCAACAGGATCCTAGTAGTGTGCAACTGTTGGAAAAATTGCTGTTAAACAAGGATAACTCACTGTCAGACTACTCCTTAACATCTGGAATTATTAGATACAAAGGAAAAATTTATGTGGGTAACAACCCTGAGTTAAGGTAAAAATTGATTGTGGCCCTACACAGTTCTCCAGTGGGGGGGGCACTCAGGAAGGAGAGCAACATATCACAGGATCAAAAGCATCTTTTATTGGCCTGGTATGAAAACAGCTATAAAAAATTTCATTGCAGCCTGCCTTGTTTGTCAGAGAGCAAAGCATGAAACTTGCTTGCAACCTGGTCTGCTAGAACCTCTTCCAGTGGCTGACATGGCCTGGCAGCATATATCCATGGACTTCATTGAAGGACTACCTAAATCTCAAGGAAAGGATGTGATCATGGTGGTTGTGGACAGGTTTACTAAATACTCCCACTTCATACCCCTGTCCCACCCTTACTCAGTGCTCAGTGTAGCCCAATCCTTTGTGAATAACATTATTAagttgcatggtcccccaaaacTAATTATCTCTGACAGAGACAGAATTTTCACCAGTCAGCTTTGGAAAAATATCTTCTCTGCACTCAATGTGGAACTAAGGTTCAGTACTGCTTATCATCCACAAACAGATGGCTAGACAGAACGTGTAAATCAGTGTTTGGAGACCTATTTAAGATGCATGACTACATCTGCTCCAACCAAGTGGCTTTCCTGGCTATCCTTAGCAGAATTCTGGTATAATTCCACTTATCATACAACCATTAAAATGTCTCCATTTCAGGCTCTCTATGGATTCCCCCCACCTCTCATCTTAGAACTGGCAATACCTGGGCCTGATGATGAAGAAGCACATGATTTTTTAACTGCCAAGCAACAAATACTGCAACAACTTAAAGAGAATTTGTTGGTCGCACAGAACATGATGAAGAAATATGCAGACAATAAGAGGGTGGAAAGAAGCTTTCAGGTGGGCGATCCAGTGTACTTGAAGATGGCTCCGTACAGATTAGCTGCATTTGGGTTCAGAGGAGCACTGAAACTACAAAACAGATTCTATGGTCCATTTTTGGTGCTTCAGAAAGTAGGCAAGGCGGCTTACAAGTTGCAGTTTCCAAAAGATGTATAGATCCACTCAGTGTTTCATGTGAGCCAGTTGAAGAAACACATTGGGGACAAATCTATACCAGACCCTAACTTACCATTGGTAAATGCGGATGGGACAATCAAAACAGGCCCAGAAAAAGTGCTGGAGGTTTGTCAAGTTCCACGACAGAACATGCCCGTCGTCCAGTGGCTTATCAGGTGGATAAACCTGCCTCCTGAAGATGCAACATGGGAAGACGCAGACTTCATCAAATACACGTTCCCGGAGTTCTTCAGCTCTACTACTCGCGCTTGGAGGGAAGCAGCAGCAACGCCGTGAGGACACGTCGACACTCAAGGGAGGAGCAATGTCAGGACTGTAGCGGGAAGTGTTATTTCTTCAGTTAGCGCTAGTTGCGGCTACAGATAACGATTCAGTAGATGGAGGGTTGAGATCGAGCCTCGCTTTACCGTTATCTGTCAACCGTTAGATGTCTACTGTTCCGTTTCAGTTGTTACTGTTACGTTTCACCTGTTGCCGGAAGGCTTTCCACCTATAAAGGCAGCCGGGTTGTGGCTGGCCAGACCATGGAATCTTCTCTATGAATTGCCTATATGGCCAACTACTCTACAGCTAATACACACACAGCTTGATCTGGGTGAACTTTATGGCCAACTACTCTACAGCTAATACACACACAGCCCGATCTGGGTGAACTTTTCCCCAATTCGTCTTCCATCTCTCTCCTTCTTGATCATCTCTATAGCTTGGTCTTGACACAACTTTTATTAAAGCCCAGTCTGCGTGTGTTGGTCTCAAACATTGTGCTACATATTCATAGCGCATCGTTGGCGTTTCTCTACCACATCAAGTAGGAGTGGAAACTTACCGACTAGTGTCAGTACTCGCAAATTGTAGTGAACTTCAGGCATCAAAGAGACCGCTCATTTACAGTACAAGGATTAACTATAAACCTCTGAGAGATTTATTATTTACAGTACACAATGAAATCCTAGAAATCTTGTACACTGCATTATTTCAAACAAAAAGATAACTAAGGAGTTTCACTAGATTCATGAGAGAAGCATACTGGAAATACAGACTGGCGACGCTGATACTGTTTTGTGGCAACCACAACCTACCAAGTAGTATGAACTACCTATACACAAGACATGGTAGATTGAGAGATGTACACAAAGGAGCAAAACTAAAATAAAGAACAAAATCAAAAGGATCTGCCCTGCAGATTCATTATTAGTGTAGTGATACAACAACCGAACACAGGCAAACTACAGTTTACGTGGCGATAGACTGTCAATTCATGTGTTTGACAAAAGAAACCGGGCTATTTTCTCGTACTTGTTCGCCATCTATTCTACTTTCCGAATTATGTTCATACACTTGTGTTCACAGGAAGTATGTCAACTGCTCCTTCTTCCTCGACCCGCCTTCACCATACAAATCATTCCATTGCTTCAACTCACCCATTATGGAACCTTCAGCAGCAAAGCTCGCCGCCACCTGCAATTCCACGGTTATATATTAACGGCTTCTACTACATGCTTGCATTTGCGAATACTATTTGCATTGTACTAGAAAACCAGTTCACCTGGTTCTTTGCTTCTTTCAAATCTGCCATGTTTAATGGCCTTAGAATGATCTCCTTGTCTTTTTGTTTTATCTTTGAAGGATCTAGTGGACTGCCTCCTTTTTCCAGTTTCATCTTCTCCTGGAGATATTCGAGTGTTAGCTTCAGAAATTTGACAGGTTTTTTCATGGATACAATGCTTAGTATGGTGGTGATGAGATTACCAGTTCCTTCTTCCTTTCCTTCTGTATCAGTTCCCTCACAGGGCGATATGCCGCCGTTGTGCAAAGGTTCTGTGCAGAGCAAACTGAGTTAGCCAAGAAGTGTTTTAAGTGGAGAAAGATTCATGTCTCATGATACTAACCTTGAGATCACTGCCAGTGTATCCTTCAGTCATGGTTGCTAGTTCCTTATAATCTAGTCCTTCATCAACTTTCTCCTTCGACAGAAGCCTCTTCATAATCATTTCCCGATTTTGCACTGATGGTAAGCCGACCATGATTCTATGAAACCAAAGGAGCATGTGCTTCAGGCAAAATGGTAGACAAAAAACAACGCTAGGGATTGATTTCAAGGAAGGGGTGCCAACCTGCGCTCAAACCTTCTGATGATAGCCTCGTCAAGATCAAAAGGACGGTTGGTCGCAGCAAGAACAAGAATTTTTTGATCTGGTCTTGACAGGAGACCATCCCAGTGTGTCATAAACTCATTCTTAATCTTCCTCATTGCCTCATGCTCTCCAGCTCTGTTTCGCTGCCCAAGCATGCTATCAACCTCATCGACGAAAATGATAGTGGGCGATACTTTAGCAGCTAAAGTGAACAATGCTCTAACATTCTTTTCGTCTTCACCAAACCACTTTGATGTGATAGTCGACATCGATACGTTTATGAAACTTgcttgagcttcatttgcaataGCCTTGGCTAGCATCGTCTTGCCAGTTCCAGGAGGACCAAAGAGTAATATACCTCTACAGGGCTTAAGAAGACCCCCCTTGAAGAGATCTGGCCGTCGGAGGGGTAGCATGACAAGCTCTTGAAGGGATTCTTTGATATCTTCCAATGCACCGATATCATCAAATGAAACTCCAATTTCATTCGCGGGTATCACTTCTGGTCTGATGCGCTTTTCAAACTCATTATCCGGGGGCACTTCCTAAACGCAATAAAAAAGGAATTGCAGATGGGTAAATTAGTTTCCTGGAACCTGCACCAAGTAACATTAAAGTGGCCAATAGTTATCTTACTGGTAATTTTGCAGGTGGAAGTGGATTCTCTGGTTTCTTTGGTTCTGTTTTGCTCTCAGGAGGAGGAGCTGGAGTAGCGGCAGCAGGAGCTGCTGGTGGCAGCAAAGTTGCAGGTTTTGTTTCCAATTTTGCAGCAGTCGGAGCAATTCCCTTTTCAGCAATCTATGTAGTTGAGGCATGTCATTGTTTATAATTGTTAATTCTAAACTTTCTAATAGAATTGGATGCCTATGCTAGAAATCAAGCCGCCTCGTTGGAAAAACAATAAATAGGTACTCCCCCTGTTCTAAAATACAGCGCATgtagatttttttttcaaaagtaagctttgtgaagtttgaccaactttatagggAAAGCTATGTACATCTATAATACCAAATAAACATTGCATTTATTTGATATTAATGTTGATTTTCCccatataaacttggtcaaactttacgaagtttgacttTTGAATAATCTACATGCATTATATTTTGGAACCAAGGGAGTACAAAGAAATTAAATAGTGGAATCTCTTAGGAATAAGACCAATTCTTTTTCAGTCACCTAGAAGTGTAAAAACAATAAAAAGAAACAAACCTTTCGAGCGTCAGTATGTCTTTCCAACTTCATGGTGTCCTTATCGCACACCTTGTTCTCTTGAAAAATTTCCAATGCATGGGACAAGCTGCACAATTGAAGAGTCATAAACCAAGGCAGAGATGATGAAGCCAACAGACAACTATACCAAAATGCAATTACCTTTTAGCAGATAGAATTAGTTTTCCATTCCGGTACTCTGGGTCTTTATGATTCATCAAGTGGTAAGAAACTGCAGATACCACAATCTCCTCAATATACTTACTGAGGCCCATTGTATCGGATAGACATATTGAGCCTAAATCAAGACACTCGAGATCATTCTCTGCAAGGACTTCCGTGATATGGTTCCGATTATCTTGAAACTGAATAATCTTCATATCTTCTTCTAACTGGGAGTTCCAGCTTACAAGGCAATTCTCATTTTCGGGCGGCTTGATGTCTATGTTATATGGGAATAAAGCAGATAGCCTGTCATCCAGCTCATCATCATCAAAGTCCATATCCACAATCCTTGAACCGAGAAGCAGCACTGGCCCTTCAAGCTTGGCCAGTAGTTTCTCAAATAAAAGAAACATTTTGGGGGACTTCTGAAGAAACTTCTCGACATCTCTTATGTAGAGGACAATTGGGCTCTTCTTAGATACTTTATGCAGAACCTTGTATAACGCTTGCACCAGCATTTTCTCATCAAAAGTCCAGCTACTAGAACGTCTGAGAGGAGCTGCAGTGTTTGTTGCAAAAAAAAAATGCATAGTGTGAAGCAGCAGCGCAACAAGAAATAGTGAAGTTAATGTCTACAGCACGAGAAACAGTGGAACAAACATGGCAAAATGATACAGCTCATATTTTCTTCTCTGTTCATTTTGATTCCAACTTTGTGCATGAGATAAGTGTTATCTGAAGGGAACTAGACATGCAAGCATGTGTGTCCATACCTTCCAAGTAAAACTGTTGAGTGTGTAGGATAACGTGAACACTGAGGTACATCGACAGAAAGAACATAAACAAACTACTTCTCGTCGATTTGTGCATCACTTCCATTGTGGCAATAGTTGCATTTAGATCTAATTCACTACCTTGCAAGTCGGAAATTAATAACAGATCACCATTTGACATGCAAGTAAACAGCATAATGAGGAAATGCTCAAATACACACAAGGCATACATACATGAAAACTAATAGTTTCCTCAGGGTCACGAAATTTATTTTGTGCCACTGCAAGTCTTTCAAAAGGACATGCTATGACCTGAATTGCTTGGAGGGCCTT from Triticum urartu cultivar G1812 chromosome 3, Tu2.1, whole genome shotgun sequence encodes:
- the LOC125543318 gene encoding uncharacterized protein LOC125543318, translated to MEGKHMVMSAVGIGIGVGVGLGLASAPWSGGGSGGPARAGVTLERVEHELRRLVVDGRDSKVTFDEFPYYLSEQTRVVLTSAAYVHLKQAEISKYTRNLAPASRAILLSGPAELYQQMLAKALAHYFEAKILLLDPTDFLIKLHGKYGTGSSEQSVTRSISETTLEKMSGLLQSFTMTPQKEQSRGGMRRQSSMTDMKLRSSESTNSMPRLRRNASTSSDMSSLASQGPPSNSAPLRRSSSWTFDEKMLVQALYKVLHKVSKKSPIVLYIRDVEKFLQKSPKMFLLFEKLLAKLEGPVLLLGSRIVDMDFDDDELDDRLSALFPYNIDIKPPENENCLVSWNSQLEEDMKIIQFQDNRNHITEVLAENDLECLDLGSICLSDTMGLSKYIEEIVVSAVSYHLMNHKDPEYRNGKLILSAKSLSHALEIFQENKVCDKDTMKLERHTDARKIAEKGIAPTAAKLETKPATLLPPAAPAAATPAPPPESKTEPKKPENPLPPAKLPEVPPDNEFEKRIRPEVIPANEIGVSFDDIGALEDIKESLQELVMLPLRRPDLFKGGLLKPCRGILLFGPPGTGKTMLAKAIANEAQASFINVSMSTITSKWFGEDEKNVRALFTLAAKVSPTIIFVDEVDSMLGQRNRAGEHEAMRKIKNEFMTHWDGLLSRPDQKILVLAATNRPFDLDEAIIRRFERRIMVGLPSVQNREMIMKRLLSKEKVDEGLDYKELATMTEGYTGSDLKNLCTTAAYRPVRELIQKERKKELEKMKLEKGGSPLDPSKIKQKDKEIILRPLNMADLKEAKNQVAASFAAEGSIMGELKQWNDLYGEGGSRKKEQLTYFL